In Nicotiana tabacum cultivar K326 chromosome 17, ASM71507v2, whole genome shotgun sequence, one DNA window encodes the following:
- the LOC142171652 gene encoding ribulose bisphosphate carboxylase small subunit, chloroplastic 2-like codes for MASSVMSSAAAVATGANAAQASMVAPFTGLKSASFFPVSRKQNLDITSIASNGGRVQCMQVWPPINKKKYETLSYLPDLSEEQLLREVEYLLKNGWVPCLEFETEHGFVYRENNKSPGYYDGRYWTMWKLPMFGCTDATQVLAEVEEAKKAYPQAWIRIIGFDNVRQVQCISFIAYKPEGY; via the exons ATGGCTTCCTCAGTTATGTCCTCAGCAGCTGCTGTTGCGACCGGCGCCAATGCTGCTCAAGCCAGCATGGTTGCACCCTTCACTGGCCTCAAATCCGCGTCCTTTTTCCCAGTTTCCAGGAAACAAAATCTTGACATTACTTCCATTGCTAGCAATGGTGGAAGAGTTCAATGCATGCAG GTGTGGCCACCAATTAACAAGAAGAAGTACGAGACACTCTCATACCTTCCTGATTTGAGCGAGGAGCAATTGCTTAGGGAAGTTGAATACCTTTTGAAAAATGGATGGGTTCCTTGCTTGGAATTCGAGACTGAG CATGGATTCGTCTACCGTGAGAACAACAAGTCACCAGGTTACTACGATGGAAGGTACTGGACCATGTGGAAGTTGCCCATGTTCGGGTGCACTGATGCCACTCAGGTCTTGGCTGAGGTCGAGGAGGCAAAGAAGGCTTACCCACAAGCCTGGATCAGAATCATTGGATTCGACAACGTCCGTCAAGTGCAATGCATCAGTTTCATCGCCTACAAGCCCGAAGGCTACTAA